The DNA window GAAGGGGAAAAGAAGAATTTAAAAAGAATAagcaaagaaaaatcaaaaacaaagaaattaagGAAAAGGTAACTTACAAATGCTTAATTCCAAAAGTTttcttaacattttaaaatccaaaatatacatttaaaatggTTAGGTCTTGTGCATACtaaccttttatttttgtttctatcATAGCACAAACTAAAATTTGAATTTGATACAGAATGTCTTTccttacaaaaattaaaaacctATTACAAATCTTTTGCATACAAATcagaaatgtgtttaaaaatgatAGTCTTAACACTTGTAACTGCGAAGTCTATTTACTCTAAACAagatacatttatttaaaactaaagGGTTAGTTCATCCATTACAGGCTGATGTGAAGAACCTTCGTACCTAGGGTGTATGAATTCATGCATTTGTACAATCTCCAGCATTAAATTcagtacagaagaaaaaaataaaatgaatctaTGATTCTCCCATACATAAACTGATtggagttttttgttttggtttttttaaacagatattCTTCATCAAGTGTAACTGAAGAGGAAGAGCCAAAGCCAAAGAAACAGAAATCccacaaaaaagaaaggaaaaaggagaaaaagagtaAATCTAAGAAAGGAAAACatcacagaaaagaaaagaaaaagaaaaaaaaagaaaaaggttcaTCATCTGATAGTTCAGACTCTTCTAGTAGTGACTGAGGAGTCAGTGCTATCAGTGTTTATTACCCTGAAAGATTAGAATTGCTCACCTTTTCAAATCTATCCTCTATGTGCTTTATAATACTGCAGGTTAAAAGtaaaacacaatattttaaaagtacacCTCATTTACAAATATCCCCAATTTAAATTAAGCTGGAAAAttttgaggtgggggggggagaattTACACTgtcgttttttttgtttttttttttgctgctagtagttttgttttattatttccaGTCTATGCAACTAGGACCAAGAAAATAAACTAATTCTTTAAACTTGTGGTTAGTCCTTTTCTACTCAGTTTTTCAGTGCTTGCTCCCATGCACGCCCAGAATATGCAGGTTGCTAATATGAGCAGGGAAAGATTTGAACTGATTAAAAATGCTTTTCCTTGGAATTAACAAAATTTGTTTAAGTATTTTTATTAACTTCACATTATCTAAAACCttgattaaaataaaaacctACGTGTTTGGCATGATTCCCTATATGTTACCACTTAACAGCAATAGGTTGAGACCTTGAGCTAGGGTCAACAGAAGTGACAGTAGGGAAAGAAATTCTTATTTATAGCAAATATGTACTCTGTCTCGAAACTGGTCTGGTAATGTACTTTGGAACACGTGGTAATTGTTTTCCATCATACTTGTAAAGTGGCCCTATCACACCTGTTAttctttagtttttttttcttttgtgtaaaATGGACAgatgtaaggctatgtctacagtatgaACTATGGGTGTTTACACATACATTAGCTCTGATGGGACGAGAGCATGTATAAATAGCAGAACAGGCATGGtagcagaggcagagctgagctTTGAGTATGTACCGGTAATTTCAGGTGGGTCTGTGTAAGGCATATACAGTTAGTGAATTGTCACTTAAATACCAGTAAGTAACAATCTAGAAATATTTTCTACAGCAGCAACCAGTCCTGTGTCAATATATTACATTAAGATTACTTGGCTACCTATATCTTTCTGGAAAAGAGAATCAAAAGACTGACACTTTGCATACTCTctgtttacactggtgtaaaatcAGTACAATGAGTGAGGCCCATAGTCTGAACCTTATTACTTTACCTTCTTAACGAGGGAGAGTTTATCTATACAAATTTAGCAAAGTGTGCTAGAGGGGTGTGATTTGTAAAGCTCACttacatgggctgcgtctacatttgcattcctctttcaaaagaggtgtacaaattaggtgtaaatttgcatatttggcacctcatttgcatattctaatttcaaaagtgcttctttcaaaagaaagccagtgtagatgctgctcttccgaaagtaaacaccatctttgaaagaatccttcttccctttatttaataggaaaaggcattctttcaaagatgggtttactttagaaacagcagcatctacagtggctttcttcttttgaacacaaatgaggtgccaaatatcaaatttacacctcatttgcatttttgatttacctcatttgcacacaccttttgaaagaggaatgcaagtgtctaCGCACCCATGCTGTGCTCTAAGTAAGTCAATGTTAACTTGACAGACACATTTAGACTGACAGTATGCTTTTCTTGGGCTGTTGGAGCACTTTAAAAATCACATCCCATGCTGCGTAtttcaaaaatgttcatttttctttattcTGGACACAGGACACTTTAGTAATACTGTGATGTTACTCCGACATTTATATTTCAGCCTTTAAAATTGTGGCCTATGGGCAGAAAATTATTTAAATCTCTTGTTAATCCAGCAGCTAATCATTCAAAACATTTgtctcaaaaaagcagatcaaagaatATTTTAAGAGTTAGCCTATATTGTGCTTtgtctgaaatgttttaaaaaaatacatctaGGAATCAGATGTATGACACTGATTTTTGTGTTTTCCCTCTAATTGATTTGCTGACACTTATTTGAATTCTAACCCTTCATATTTGCACAAACAATACTTTGAATTCAGGAAgtgattaataaaaatgttgctgCACTTCTCTGCAGCCTTttacaaaaaaacacaaacaatggCACAATTGTAACTTACTGTAcaattataattattttatttgctaCTACCAGTATGCACATCCATTTTCATGATCCGATAGACTGTTCagtgaattttaaaa is part of the Carettochelys insculpta isolate YL-2023 chromosome 5, ASM3395843v1, whole genome shotgun sequence genome and encodes:
- the SREK1IP1 gene encoding protein SREK1IP1 isoform X4, which encodes MALPGGNKDNIRAGCKKCGYPGHLTFECRNFLRVDPKRDIVLDVSSTSSEDSEEEELGKLQALPEKKNTDQEGEKKNLKRISKEKSKTKKLRKRYSSSSVTEEEEPKPKKQKSHKKERKKEKKSKSKKGKHHRKEKKKKKKEKGSSSDSSDSSSSD
- the SREK1IP1 gene encoding protein SREK1IP1 isoform X3, with product MRQPCDAFREPAGGNKDNIRAGCKKCGYPGHLTFECRNFLRVDPKRDIVLDVSSTSSEDSEEEELGKLQALPEKKNTDQEGEKKNLKRISKEKSKTKKLRKRYSSSSVTEEEEPKPKKQKSHKKERKKEKKSKSKKGKHHRKEKKKKKKEKGSSSDSSDSSSSD